Proteins from a genomic interval of Schistocerca piceifrons isolate TAMUIC-IGC-003096 chromosome 3, iqSchPice1.1, whole genome shotgun sequence:
- the LOC124789730 gene encoding cuticle protein 63-like, with amino-acid sequence MKVLIVLSAVLAAAVAAPKPGYLGAAHGVVAAHGVVAAAPAVVAAPAVIAAHGVHPGYAAYGPAPVAVGPGGYLADTHDVAAARAAHLTAVAQTQARDAHINGAAAHAVLAAPALLGAHGLAYGHGLAYGHGLAYGHGYHG; translated from the coding sequence ATCGTGTTGAGCGCCGTCCTGGCCGCTGCCGTCGCCGCCCCCAAGCCCGGCTACCTGGGCGCCGCCCACGGGGTCGTCGCCGCCCACGGCGTcgtcgccgccgcccccgctgtgGTCGCCGCCCCAGCAGTGATCGCCGCCCACGGCGTGCACCCCGGCTACGCCGCGTACGGCCCCGCCCCAGTGGCTGTGGGACCCGGCGGCTACCTGGCCGACACACACGACGTGGCCGCCGCCAGGGCCGCCCACCTGACCGCCGTCGCCCAGACGCAGGCTCGCGACGCCCACATCAACGGCGCCGCCGCCCACGCCGTCCTCGCCGCCCCCGCTCTGCTCGGAGCGCATGGACTGGCGTACGGACACGGCCTGGCTTACGGTCACGGTCTGGCTTATGGACACGGTTATCATGGTTGA